Proteins encoded within one genomic window of Triticum aestivum cultivar Chinese Spring chromosome 2D, IWGSC CS RefSeq v2.1, whole genome shotgun sequence:
- the LOC123052260 gene encoding NADH dehydrogenase [ubiquinone] iron-sulfur protein 4, mitochondrial: MAAPLRRVFPSLGRALLSPTPARMLSAEASDALVEIKPGEIGMVSGIPEEHLRRKVLIYSPARTASQQGSGKVGRWKINFVSTQKWENPLMGWTSTGDPYANVGEAGLTFDSAESAKAFAEKHGWEYVVRKRHTPLLKPKTYAENFKWKGPPKTEEAA, translated from the exons ATGGCCGCCCCACTCCGGCGGGTCTTCCCCTCCCTCGGCCGGGCCCTGCTCTCGCCTACGCCGGCGCGGATGCTCTCCGCGGAGGCCTCCGATGCCCTCGTGGAGATCAAGCCCGGGGAGATCGGCATGGTCTCCGGGATCCCCGAGGAGCACCTCCGCCGCAAG GTTCTAATCTATTCACCAGCTAGGACTGCATCTCAGCAAGGTTCTGGCAAAGTCGGGAGGTGGAAAATCAATTTCGTGTCAACCCAAAA GTGGGAGAACCCATTGATGGGATGGACATCGACTGGTGATCCGTATGCTAATGTTGGTGAAGCTGGACTTACGTTTGACAGTGCCGAGTCAGCGAAGGCATTTGCTGAAAAACACGGATGGGAATATGTG GTTAGGAAGCGCCATACACCTCTTCTGAAG CCCAAAACGTACGCAGAGAACTTCAAGTGGAAGGGCCCCCCGAAGACGGAGGAAGCAGCCTGA
- the LOC123052258 gene encoding uncharacterized protein: MAMVQPVDMAVKANEILARFRPIAPKPALPASPAQAIDGAADRVLCHLQSRPCRARKRGRPSAVPVSAPAAAAKRKRAAYPVPLRCAAAATTDAVVSAATRAYVSVPGSACMPFASLPPATASTGGNLTMLSTMVAGDEEEEERERDVPVERDLLRKLLEPKVISPRAMRPVGSTIHVESIVHGAVDAASCTAASKTAEEVEADVETDALPAVVTDSSNRVRLVNDAYKEMVGAPECLWLGAVAASRRISGEVALVVAEQATLPESPGGFSCTAKIEWECGGGERASFHAACDVSRLQCEYRHYLFAWRFRTADASSSGSSHRAGGDA, translated from the coding sequence ATGGCCATGGTGCAGCCGGTGGACATGGCCGTCAAGGCCAACGAGATCCTCGCGCGGTTCCGGCCCATCGCGCCCAAGCCCGCCCTGCCGGCGTCGCCGGCGCAGGCGATCGACGGCGCCGCCGACCGCGTGCTATGCCACCTGCAGAGCAGGCCGTGCCGAGCAAGGAAGCGCGGGCGCCCGAGCGCCGTGCCGGTGTCCGCGCCGGCCGCTGCCgccaagaggaagagggcggcGTACCCGGTGCCGCTCcggtgcgcggcggcggcgaccaccGACGCGGTGGTGTCCGCGGCGACGAGGGCCTATGTGTCCGTGCCGGGCAGTGCATGCATGCCGTTTGCATCGCTGCCGCCGGCGACTGCGAGTACCGGCGGGAATCTGACGATGCTCTCGACCATGGTGgcgggcgacgaggaggaggaggagagggagagggacgtCCCCGTGGAGCGCGacctgctgcggaagctgctggaGCCCAAGGTGATCTCGCCGAGGGCGATGCGCCCCGTAGGATCCACCATCCACGTCGAATCCATCGTCCACGGCGCCGTCGACGCGGCCAGCTGCACCGCCGCCTCGAAGacggcggaggaggtggaggcggacgTGGAGACCGACGCGCTGCCGGCGGTCGTCACGGACTCGAGCAACCGCGTCCGGCTGGTGAACGACGCCTACAAGGAGATGGTGGGCGCGCCCGAGTGCCTGTGGCTCGGCGCGGTGGCCGCGTCGAGGAGGATCAGCGGGGAGGTGGCGCTGGTGGTGGCCGAGCAGGCGACGCTGCCGGAGTCCCCAGGGGGGTTCTCGTGCACGGCGAAGATCGAGtgggagtgcggcggcggcgagcgggcttCCTTCCATGCAGCGTGCGACGTCAGCCGGCTGCAGTGCGAGTACAGGCACTACCTCTTCGCCTGGAGGTTTCGCACCGCCGATGCATCATCGTCCGGCAGCAGCCACCGCGCCGGCGGCGACGCATGA